A section of the Streptomyces sp. NBC_00178 genome encodes:
- a CDS encoding TauD/TfdA family dioxygenase, whose product MTSLDTTLRPLDVRREPGSPALLRVTETGGPAEWAAGSRDGLRAALAEHGAVLVRGLGLRDADGVAEVLRGLALEPVTEREAFAARRTYSPGVYSSSVWPPNQPMCMHHELSYTLGFPGLLLFACLSEPTVGGATCLADAADVLGDLPAGLTERFEREGWLLTRSYNGEIGATVTEAFGTDDRETVERYCRGQGISCDWQPDGGLRTVQHRAAVVSHPADGRRCWFNQIAFLNEWTLAPEVREYLVDEYGPDGLPFNTRHGNGDPIGEDVVRTVNAVYEKHTVRRPWEAGDLLLADNVRTAHSREAYEGPRDVVVAMAAPARPDTWAPAIQEEPR is encoded by the coding sequence ATGACTTCCCTGGACACGACCCTCCGACCGCTCGACGTACGGCGTGAGCCCGGCAGCCCGGCGCTGCTGCGGGTCACGGAGACCGGCGGCCCGGCCGAATGGGCGGCGGGATCCCGCGACGGGCTGCGTGCCGCACTCGCGGAGCACGGCGCCGTCCTGGTCCGCGGGCTGGGTCTGCGCGACGCGGACGGTGTCGCCGAGGTGCTGCGCGGGCTGGCCCTCGAGCCGGTGACCGAGCGGGAGGCGTTCGCCGCCCGCCGGACGTACTCCCCCGGCGTCTACTCGTCGTCCGTGTGGCCCCCCAACCAGCCGATGTGCATGCACCACGAACTGAGCTACACGCTCGGCTTCCCCGGACTGCTGCTCTTCGCCTGCCTCTCGGAACCCACCGTGGGCGGAGCGACCTGCCTCGCCGACGCCGCGGACGTCCTCGGCGACCTGCCGGCCGGACTGACCGAGCGGTTCGAGCGCGAGGGCTGGCTCCTGACCCGCAGCTACAACGGCGAGATAGGGGCCACGGTGACGGAGGCGTTCGGGACCGACGACAGGGAGACCGTCGAGCGGTACTGCCGGGGGCAGGGCATCTCCTGCGACTGGCAGCCCGACGGCGGGCTGCGCACCGTCCAGCACCGCGCCGCGGTGGTCTCCCACCCTGCCGACGGACGTCGCTGCTGGTTCAACCAGATCGCCTTCCTCAACGAGTGGACGCTGGCACCCGAGGTGCGGGAGTACCTGGTGGACGAGTACGGGCCGGACGGGCTCCCCTTCAACACGCGTCACGGAAACGGCGACCCCATCGGCGAGGACGTCGTCCGGACCGTCAACGCGGTCTACGAGAAGCACACCGTGCGCAGGCCCTGGGAGGCGGGAGACCTGCTCCTCGCCGACAACGTACGCACCGCGCACAGCCGGGAGGCGTACGAGGGGCCCCGCGACGTCGTCGTCGCCATGGCCGCTCCCGCGCGCCCGGACACCTGGGCGCCGGCGATCCAGGAGGAACCGCGATGA
- the sbnB gene encoding 2,3-diaminopropionate biosynthesis protein SbnB, which translates to MNRDQDTVTASAAAGDATVPSFAVIPGSQVRHALDGREKEIVEVVEAAYRLHGAGRTVNPPSSFLRFPDRPASRMIALPASLGGDAPVDGLKWISSFPANVRSGVPRASAVLILNDPVTGYPFACLESSIISATRTAASAASAADRLSRDRPRPTRVGFFGTGLIARYIHTFLEGSGWSFDDVGIYDLSADSAAGFRLYVEQSGGAGAVTVHHDPEELIRTSDLVVFATVAAEPHVHDPAWFDHNPVVLHVSLRDLSPQVLLAATNVVDDIEHCLRAATSPHLTEQLTGNRDFVLGTLDDVMAGRVTPARDRPVVFSPFGLGVLDLAVGSYVYDRVARSGELGVVDDFFHERRRYG; encoded by the coding sequence ATGAACAGGGACCAGGACACCGTCACGGCATCCGCCGCAGCCGGGGACGCCACCGTGCCGTCGTTCGCCGTGATCCCAGGCAGCCAGGTCCGCCATGCCCTCGACGGTCGCGAGAAGGAGATCGTGGAGGTGGTCGAGGCCGCCTACCGGCTGCACGGCGCCGGACGGACCGTCAACCCGCCGTCCTCCTTCCTGCGCTTCCCCGACCGCCCGGCCTCCCGGATGATCGCGCTGCCCGCCTCCCTCGGCGGCGACGCGCCGGTCGACGGGCTGAAGTGGATCTCCAGCTTCCCGGCGAACGTGCGCTCCGGCGTCCCCCGGGCCTCGGCCGTGCTGATCCTCAACGATCCCGTCACCGGCTACCCGTTCGCCTGCCTGGAGAGCTCGATCATCAGCGCGACCAGGACGGCCGCCTCCGCCGCGTCGGCCGCCGACCGGCTCAGCCGCGACCGGCCGCGCCCGACGCGCGTCGGGTTCTTCGGGACGGGCCTGATCGCCCGCTACATCCACACGTTCCTCGAAGGTTCGGGCTGGTCGTTCGACGACGTCGGGATCTACGACCTTTCCGCGGACAGCGCGGCCGGGTTCCGCCTCTACGTGGAGCAGTCCGGTGGCGCCGGCGCCGTCACCGTGCACCACGATCCGGAGGAACTGATCCGCACGAGTGATCTCGTGGTCTTCGCGACCGTGGCCGCGGAGCCCCATGTGCACGATCCGGCGTGGTTCGACCACAACCCCGTGGTGCTGCACGTGTCGTTGCGGGACCTCTCTCCGCAGGTCCTGCTCGCCGCCACCAACGTCGTGGACGACATCGAGCACTGCCTGCGGGCGGCCACCTCCCCCCATCTGACCGAACAGCTCACCGGGAACCGGGACTTCGTGCTCGGCACCCTGGACGACGTGATGGCGGGGCGGGTGACTCCGGCGAGGGACCGGCCGGTGGTCTTCTCACCCTTCGGCCTCGGGGTGCTCGATCTCGCGGTCGGGAGCTACGTCTACGACCGGGTCGCACGCTCCGGCGAACTCGGCGTCGTCGACGACTTCTTCCACGAACGGCGCCGCTACGGATGA
- the sbnA gene encoding 2,3-diaminopropionate biosynthesis protein SbnA, with amino-acid sequence MPVITDPQAFNEEELYVDVEPVFGHSLLLKCEGFNFAGSIKLKAATEMVSAAERDGSLKADSVLVESSSGNLGVALSMIAASKGYRFVCVTDARCNLATRLMMEALGSEVHMVAGQEANGGFLGARLDYVRRLCASDDRCVWLSQYSNPANWKAHYRTTAPQIARAFPRLDVLFVGAGTTGTLMGCARYFRDRLRNSGRPVRVVAVDSVGSVAFGGEPGRRLIPGLGMSMRPPLLDESYVDEVVLVEEADTIRACRRLARRGFLFGGSTGTVVSGATDWLARRETPGLTAVAVAPDLGERYLDTVYQDNWVQDLYGDGPLRTGAHARAATPADGPPPAPSDPGVSASRRGFP; translated from the coding sequence GTGCCGGTCATCACCGATCCCCAGGCCTTCAACGAGGAGGAGCTCTACGTGGACGTCGAGCCGGTCTTCGGCCACTCACTGCTGCTCAAGTGCGAGGGTTTCAATTTCGCCGGCTCGATCAAGCTGAAGGCGGCCACGGAGATGGTGTCCGCGGCGGAACGGGACGGGTCCCTGAAGGCCGACTCCGTCCTCGTCGAATCATCGTCCGGGAACCTCGGCGTGGCGCTGAGCATGATCGCGGCGAGCAAGGGATACCGGTTCGTCTGTGTGACGGACGCCCGCTGCAACCTGGCCACCCGCCTGATGATGGAGGCCCTGGGCAGCGAGGTCCACATGGTGGCCGGCCAGGAGGCCAACGGCGGTTTTCTGGGTGCGCGGCTGGACTACGTCCGGCGCCTGTGCGCGTCCGACGACAGGTGCGTGTGGCTGAGCCAGTACTCCAACCCGGCCAACTGGAAGGCCCACTACCGGACGACCGCACCCCAGATCGCGCGCGCCTTCCCCCGGCTCGACGTCCTGTTCGTGGGTGCCGGGACCACCGGAACCCTGATGGGCTGCGCACGCTACTTCCGGGACAGGCTCCGGAACTCCGGACGCCCGGTGCGGGTCGTGGCGGTGGACAGCGTGGGCTCCGTGGCCTTCGGCGGGGAGCCCGGCCGAAGGCTGATCCCCGGTCTCGGGATGAGCATGCGCCCGCCGCTCCTGGACGAGTCGTACGTCGACGAGGTGGTGCTGGTCGAGGAGGCCGACACGATCCGCGCCTGCCGGCGCCTCGCCAGGCGCGGCTTCCTCTTCGGCGGATCCACCGGCACGGTGGTGAGCGGGGCGACCGACTGGCTGGCCCGCCGGGAGACCCCGGGCCTCACCGCTGTGGCCGTGGCACCGGACCTGGGTGAGCGGTATCTCGACACCGTGTATCAGGACAACTGGGTCCAGGACCTGTACGGCGACGGGCCGTTGAGGACGGGAGCGCACGCCCGCGCGGCCACCCCGGCGGACGGTCCTCCGCCTGCCCCGTCGGACCCGGGCGTCAGCGCGTCGCGTCGGGGCTTCCCCTGA
- a CDS encoding MOSC domain-containing protein — MLGRVTAVSSNATYSFSKPNREAVTLLAGLGVEGDVHAGTTIRHQFRMTYEPDLPNLRQVHLMHEELFDELALKGFAVAAGGLGENITTRGVDLLGLPEGALLHIGAEAVLEVTGLRNPCAKINDFRQGLLGEVFALDPVSGEFTFKAGIMAVVLRGGPVRPDDSVRIELPPLPHRPLERV, encoded by the coding sequence GTGTTGGGCCGGGTGACAGCTGTCAGCAGCAATGCGACGTACTCGTTCAGCAAGCCGAACCGTGAGGCCGTCACGCTGCTCGCCGGCCTCGGCGTGGAGGGGGACGTGCACGCGGGGACGACGATCCGTCACCAGTTCCGCATGACCTACGAACCGGACCTGCCGAACCTGCGGCAGGTCCACCTCATGCACGAGGAACTCTTCGACGAGCTCGCTCTGAAGGGCTTCGCCGTCGCCGCGGGCGGGCTCGGGGAGAACATCACGACCCGTGGCGTGGACCTGCTCGGACTGCCCGAAGGCGCCCTGCTGCACATCGGCGCGGAAGCCGTGCTCGAGGTGACCGGCCTGCGGAATCCGTGCGCGAAGATCAACGACTTCCGGCAGGGACTGCTCGGTGAGGTCTTCGCACTGGACCCGGTCTCGGGCGAGTTCACCTTCAAGGCCGGCATCATGGCCGTGGTGCTCCGCGGCGGCCCCGTCCGCCCCGACGACTCCGTCCGCATCGAACTCCCTCCCCTCCCGCACCGCCCTCTGGAACGCGTCTGA
- a CDS encoding cold-shock protein, translating into MASGTVKWFNSEKGFGFISQEGGGPDVFAHYSEINGSGYRELTEGEHVTFDIGQGQKGPQAQNITRG; encoded by the coding sequence ATGGCGAGCGGCACCGTGAAGTGGTTCAACTCCGAAAAGGGCTTCGGTTTCATCTCGCAGGAGGGCGGGGGCCCGGACGTCTTCGCCCACTACTCGGAGATCAACGGCTCCGGGTACCGCGAGCTGACGGAGGGCGAGCACGTCACCTTCGACATCGGCCAGGGGCAGAAGGGTCCTCAGGCGCAGAACATCACCCGGGGCTGA
- a CDS encoding SRPBCC family protein, whose product MATTSVSVRIPVPPDRVWKLIGGFGSLPDWLPYIPGSELGEGGRVRSLTDQDGGVIVERLETFDDEARTYSYSILSAPFPVTAYLSTLTVHADSGPGTSRVEWSGTFTPDGVDEAEAVGLFRGIYSDGLAALQSAFAD is encoded by the coding sequence ATGGCCACGACCAGTGTGTCCGTCCGCATCCCCGTCCCGCCGGACCGTGTCTGGAAGCTCATCGGCGGATTCGGCAGTCTGCCGGACTGGCTTCCGTACATCCCCGGCAGTGAACTCGGTGAGGGCGGGCGGGTCCGCAGCCTCACCGACCAGGACGGCGGAGTGATCGTCGAGCGCCTCGAGACGTTCGACGACGAGGCCCGCACCTACAGTTACTCGATTCTGAGCGCGCCCTTCCCGGTGACCGCCTACCTCTCCACCCTCACCGTGCACGCGGACTCCGGTCCGGGCACCTCACGGGTCGAGTGGAGCGGCACGTTCACGCCGGACGGCGTCGACGAGGCCGAGGCGGTCGGCCTGTTCCGGGGCATCTACTCCGACGGGCTCGCGGCACTCCAGAGCGCCTTCGCCGACTGA
- a CDS encoding aldo/keto reductase: protein MGIAPLLPGPLGFGTAPLGNMFRAIPDAEAAATVEAAWDHGIRYFDTAPFYGAGLAEIRLGEVLASHPRESFVLSTKVGRVVLDEAEDPAARELGEKGGLFEHGRPNKMVNDYTADATMRSIEDSLTRLKTDRLDIVWVHDIAQDFYGDEWLARYETARTGAFRTLEKLRAEGVIKAWGLGVNRVEPLELTLDLDEPKPDAFLLAGRYTLLDHDRALQRLLPAAAEQNVDIVVGGPYSSGVLAGGRHFEYQEAPAEIVAKVERIKALAERHGIGIKAAALQFSLAHPATVAAIPGATRPSRVAEDVAALGERVPAGFWAALRDEKLIAADAPVPTN from the coding sequence ATGGGCATCGCACCCCTCCTCCCCGGACCGCTCGGCTTCGGGACGGCTCCACTGGGCAACATGTTCCGCGCCATCCCCGACGCGGAGGCCGCCGCCACGGTCGAGGCCGCCTGGGACCACGGCATCCGCTACTTCGACACCGCCCCCTTCTACGGCGCGGGCCTGGCGGAGATCCGGCTGGGCGAGGTCCTCGCCTCCCACCCCCGGGAGAGCTTCGTCCTCAGTACCAAGGTGGGGCGCGTCGTCCTCGACGAGGCCGAGGATCCGGCGGCACGTGAACTCGGCGAGAAGGGCGGACTCTTCGAACACGGCCGCCCCAACAAGATGGTGAACGACTACACGGCCGACGCGACGATGCGATCCATCGAGGACAGCCTCACCCGGCTGAAGACCGACCGCCTCGACATCGTCTGGGTGCACGACATCGCTCAGGACTTCTACGGCGACGAATGGCTCGCCCGCTACGAGACCGCCCGCACGGGCGCCTTCCGCACCCTGGAGAAGCTCCGGGCCGAGGGCGTCATCAAGGCATGGGGCCTCGGCGTCAACCGGGTGGAGCCCCTGGAACTCACCCTCGACCTCGACGAGCCGAAGCCCGACGCGTTCCTCCTCGCCGGCCGCTACACCCTCCTCGACCACGACCGCGCGCTGCAGCGCCTGCTGCCCGCGGCCGCCGAGCAGAACGTCGACATCGTCGTCGGCGGACCCTACAGCTCGGGCGTCCTCGCAGGAGGCCGCCACTTCGAGTACCAGGAAGCACCCGCGGAGATCGTCGCCAAGGTGGAGCGGATCAAGGCTCTCGCCGAGCGCCACGGCATCGGGATCAAGGCCGCCGCCCTGCAGTTCTCACTCGCCCACCCGGCAACCGTCGCCGCCATTCCCGGCGCCACCAGGCCGAGCCGTGTCGCCGAGGACGTCGCCGCCCTGGGCGAGCGAGTCCCGGCGGGCTTCTGGGCGGCACTCCGCGACGAGAAGCTGATCGCCGCCGACGCCCCCGTCCCCACGAACTGA
- a CDS encoding LysR substrate-binding domain-containing protein, with protein MLDLRQLRYFVAVAEAEHVGRAAEELHISQSPLSRQIAQLEKNLGLTLFERSQQRIRLTADGKVFLTETRALLRHADRLENLGRRLGRGEEGGLCIGYVADAMHTGVLPAALRALQEERPGIHVSLYSLTPEEQFVGLRQRSLDIALVQQPPPGDDPDLLAAPLLEDPLLLALPAGHPLAGRGTLTAPDLDGMPWIAVGGFGEPGARDAFVASCVASGFTPDIRLDAPDPLTALGLVASGLGLALVQRSMVRGATDGVVVRELPWHQASVQLWAAWHRIDLRPVVASFRETVLTGGPAGS; from the coding sequence ATGCTTGACCTGCGACAACTTCGCTATTTCGTGGCCGTGGCCGAGGCCGAGCACGTGGGCCGAGCCGCGGAGGAACTGCACATCTCGCAGTCGCCCCTCAGCCGCCAGATCGCCCAGCTCGAGAAGAACCTGGGCCTCACACTGTTCGAGCGGAGCCAGCAGCGCATCCGCCTGACCGCCGACGGCAAGGTCTTCCTCACCGAGACGCGGGCCCTGCTGCGGCACGCGGACAGGCTGGAGAACCTCGGCCGCCGCCTGGGACGCGGGGAGGAGGGGGGCCTGTGCATCGGATACGTCGCGGACGCCATGCACACCGGCGTGCTGCCGGCGGCGCTGCGCGCGCTCCAGGAGGAGCGCCCCGGCATCCACGTCTCGCTCTACAGCCTGACACCCGAGGAGCAGTTCGTGGGGCTCCGGCAGCGCAGCCTCGACATCGCCCTGGTCCAGCAGCCTCCGCCGGGGGACGACCCCGACCTGCTCGCTGCACCACTGCTGGAGGATCCGCTGCTCCTCGCCCTGCCCGCGGGGCACCCACTGGCCGGTCGTGGCACGCTCACGGCGCCGGATCTGGACGGCATGCCCTGGATCGCGGTCGGGGGTTTTGGCGAGCCGGGAGCCCGGGACGCGTTCGTCGCGTCGTGCGTGGCCTCGGGCTTCACGCCGGACATCCGCCTCGACGCACCCGATCCGCTGACCGCCCTGGGGCTGGTCGCGTCCGGCCTGGGTCTCGCGCTCGTCCAGCGGAGCATGGTCCGCGGGGCCACCGACGGCGTCGTGGTGCGCGAACTCCCCTGGCACCAGGCGTCCGTGCAGTTGTGGGCCGCGTGGCACAGGATCGACCTGCGGCCCGTGGTGGCGTCGTTCCGCGAGACGGTACTGACCGGGGGCCCAGCCGGCTCATGA
- a CDS encoding GNAT family N-acetyltransferase: MHIRPARIDDPPLLQEIERAAGRCFRDVGMPEIADDEPLTVAELASYVEQGLAWVAVDAADLPVAYLIAGPVDGNLHVEQVSVHPDHARRGIGRLLLGRLADHAAASGVPALTLTTFTDVPWNAPYYGRCGFRILTDDELGPGLREIRRQEAAHGLDRWPRICMRRDV; encoded by the coding sequence ATGCACATCCGTCCTGCGCGCATCGACGACCCGCCGCTCCTCCAGGAGATCGAGAGGGCAGCCGGCAGGTGCTTCCGGGACGTCGGAATGCCGGAGATCGCGGACGACGAGCCCCTGACCGTGGCGGAGTTGGCCTCGTACGTCGAGCAGGGACTGGCCTGGGTCGCCGTCGACGCCGCCGACCTCCCGGTGGCCTACCTCATCGCCGGCCCGGTCGACGGGAACCTGCACGTGGAGCAGGTGTCGGTACACCCCGACCACGCCCGTCGGGGTATCGGACGTCTGCTGCTCGGCCGCCTCGCGGATCACGCCGCGGCCTCCGGTGTGCCCGCGCTGACCCTCACCACCTTCACGGACGTCCCCTGGAACGCCCCCTACTACGGACGCTGCGGCTTCCGCATCCTGACCGACGACGAACTCGGTCCCGGACTCCGGGAGATCCGCAGGCAGGAAGCCGCCCACGGCCTGGACCGGTGGCCCCGGATCTGCATGCGCCGCGACGTATGA
- a CDS encoding alpha/beta hydrolase, translated as MTNWTRKTVLLALCATALATSVTAAARPASGTAAPRLDWHACDLPPGTAPAAGQECATLAVPLDHLDPDGRSVQVSVTRLLSDRPEKRRGTLLVVPGGPGSSGVQRLAQKGAALRAALDGAYYLVSLDPRGVGGSVRARCGIPAADRRLVTLRSWPAPDGGISENETRSRRTAESCARNGGAVLRSFTTRNETRDIDRFRAALGERKLSIWGTSYGTYVGTVYAQTEPGRVDRMVLDSSGDPDPTRVARGWLENMSRGAADRFPDFAAWASDPAREAEGLRLASRAQDVEPLFLALADRLDRAPLTSDVPGVPLTGNGLRQALQNALYADAAFPAMARLIEQASAPEGRPVLPPDLAGTIPDEDASLMLATICNDVRWPGPGPGYAERVAADRAAYPLTAGMPVNIGPCAYWKDAPTERPVRITADGPSDILMVQSLRDPATPYSGALRMRSALGDRARMVTLGRGGHGMYLGNGNDCGDRAVTRFLVTGHRPARDIHCTG; from the coding sequence ATGACGAACTGGACCCGGAAGACCGTTCTGCTGGCCCTCTGCGCAACAGCTCTGGCCACGAGCGTCACCGCCGCCGCCCGCCCGGCCTCCGGCACGGCGGCCCCACGGCTCGACTGGCACGCCTGCGACCTGCCACCGGGCACCGCCCCGGCCGCCGGGCAGGAGTGCGCGACTCTGGCCGTACCCCTCGACCACCTCGACCCGGACGGGCGCAGCGTCCAGGTGTCGGTCACCCGGCTGCTCAGCGACCGTCCGGAGAAGCGGCGGGGCACGCTGCTGGTGGTCCCCGGAGGGCCGGGCTCGTCCGGGGTCCAGCGGCTCGCCCAGAAGGGCGCTGCGCTGCGGGCGGCGCTGGACGGGGCGTACTACCTGGTCAGTCTGGACCCGCGCGGCGTGGGCGGCAGCGTCAGGGCGCGCTGCGGCATTCCCGCGGCGGACCGACGGCTCGTGACGCTGAGGTCCTGGCCCGCGCCGGACGGCGGGATCTCGGAGAACGAGACCCGGTCCCGGCGCACGGCGGAGTCGTGCGCGCGCAACGGCGGTGCGGTCCTGCGGTCGTTCACGACCAGGAACGAGACCCGTGACATCGACCGGTTCCGCGCGGCACTGGGAGAGCGGAAGCTCTCGATATGGGGCACCTCGTACGGGACGTACGTCGGGACCGTCTACGCGCAGACGGAACCCGGGCGGGTCGACCGGATGGTCCTGGACAGCAGTGGCGACCCGGATCCGACGCGGGTCGCGCGCGGGTGGCTGGAGAACATGTCCAGGGGCGCGGCCGACCGTTTCCCGGACTTCGCCGCCTGGGCGTCCGATCCGGCGCGTGAGGCGGAGGGGCTCCGGCTGGCGTCGCGTGCCCAGGACGTGGAACCCCTGTTCCTCGCCCTGGCGGACCGTCTGGACCGGGCTCCGCTCACGTCGGACGTGCCCGGGGTGCCGCTGACCGGCAACGGGCTGCGGCAGGCACTCCAGAACGCGCTCTACGCCGATGCCGCCTTCCCGGCGATGGCACGCCTGATCGAGCAGGCCTCGGCTCCGGAAGGCAGGCCCGTCCTCCCTCCGGATCTCGCGGGGACCATCCCGGACGAGGACGCGTCGCTGATGCTCGCCACGATCTGCAACGACGTGCGCTGGCCCGGCCCCGGTCCGGGATACGCGGAACGGGTGGCCGCCGACCGGGCGGCGTATCCGCTGACGGCCGGAATGCCCGTCAACATCGGCCCCTGCGCGTACTGGAAGGACGCCCCCACCGAGAGGCCCGTGCGCATCACCGCCGACGGCCCGTCGGACATCCTGATGGTCCAGAGCCTCCGCGACCCCGCCACCCCCTACTCCGGCGCGCTGAGGATGCGTTCCGCGCTCGGTGACCGGGCTCGGATGGTCACCTTGGGACGGGGTGGGCACGGGATGTACCTGGGCAACGGAAACGACTGCGGCGACCGCGCGGTGACCAGGTTCCTCGTCACCGGGCACCGCCCGGCCCGGGACATCCACTGCACCGGTTGA